Below is a genomic region from Synergistaceae bacterium.
TTTCCGGAGCGGGAGTATTTTCCTGATACGCCGGCGTCTGCATCGGATGTTCGTAGTTTTCCGTGTTCTCGTAATTTTCGATGTCTCCATCCTGCTCGACCAGGAAAAGTCTGGGCGCGTTGGGATCTTCCGCGGCTGCGCTGTAACTGCCTCCATGTGTGGGACACTGGGCCTTCGGAGCCTTTCCCGCGGGAATATACAGCGGGACGGCGGGACACTGACCGGTTGCACGGAAACCGGTTGTGCGGCATATCGTCACCGGGGCCACCTCGACCCACGAGGGAGGCGGGGTGAATTTTTCCGGACTTTGCATGTGCTGAACGGCAAATTCCATGAACTGTTTCCAGGCGGGAGCCGCCGCAATTCCGCCGGTCTGGTTGCGTCCCATGGTTTTGTGATTATCGTTGCCTGTGTACACGGCGGTGGTCAGGCCAGGGGCTCCGCCGATGAACCAGGCGTCGATGAAGTCGTTGGAGGTTCCCGTCTTGCCGAAAACCTCGGTTTTTGGAAGTTTTGCGCGGCCGCCGGTGCCGGCGCGGATCACGTCGTAGAGCATGGACCTCAGAGTATAGGCGGTTTCCGGTTTCATGGCCTGTACCGGCTGGGGATCCCAGGAGGCCAGAAGGGTACCGTCGCGATCGTCGATTCTCTGTATCATGATGGGGGGAATGCGCTTTCCCCCGTTGGAGAAGCAGTTGAACACCACAGCCATTTCCAGCGGAGTGACGCTGGCGGATCCCAAAGCCACGGAGAGGTCGTTGGGCAGATACTCCGACGTGATCCCGGCGCTGCGGGCCATGTCCACCACGGGCTGGGTGCCGATGTAGGCCGCCGTCCGCACGGCTACGGTGTTGTAAGAACTGGAGAGAGCCTTGATCACGGTGACCTCGCCGTGGTACTTTCCGTCGGAGTTTTTCGGAGACCAGCTCGTCCTGTTGGCGCCCCCTCTGTTGAAAATTATCTCCGCATCCATGAAGTGGTCGAAAGGCATGATGTCGTTCTCCAGCGCCGCGGCGTAGACGACGGGCTTGAAGCTCGACCCCGGCTGTCTGAAAGCCTGTGTGGCGCGGTTGAATTTGCTTTCTTTGAAATCTTTGCCTCCAACCAGTGCCAGGACCTCCCCCGTATCAGAGGCGAGGCAGACCAGAGCTCCCTGCTGCCTGAGAGAAAGAACCGCCTGCTGTGCGGCTTCGTCCAGGCTGATGTCCAGGGTGGTGTGGACCTGCAGGCCGCCGCTGTAGACTTTTTCCGTTCCATACCGGGGAAGGAGTTCGTTGAAGAGGATGTGAGAGACAAAATAGGGGGCGCGGTTGAACTCCTCGATCCGGTTGGGGGTGTGCTTAAAAACGAGTTTTTCGGCGTAGGCGTTTTGCCGCTGATTCTCGTCAATCCATCCTAGCGACTCCATCCTGCTCAGTACGTAGTTTTGACGATTTTTGGCGTTTTCCAGGTTGGTCAGGGGGTTATAGCGGCCGGGGGCGGGAATCAGTCCCGCGAGAATGGCGGCCTGGGCGAGGTCGATGTCCAGCGCCGAACATCCGAAGTAGGTACGGGCCGCGGTTTCCACTCCCCAGGCTCCTCGTCCGAAGTTGATCGTGTTCAGATACATCTCCAGAATTTTATCTTTGGTGAAAAGTTTTTCCATGCGCATGGCCAGGATAATTTCCTTCGCTTTGCGGGTTATGCTTTTTTCCTGAGAGAGGAAGAGGTTGCGGGCGAGCTGCTGAGTGATCGTGCTCGCCCCCTGGATCGCTCCCCGGGCCACCACGTCCATCCACAGAGCCCGAACCATGGAGGTGATCTTGATGCCGGCGTGCTGGTAGAAGGAGGAGTCCTCGGCGGCCAGAATGGCGCGGATCAGCCAGGGCGACACCTGGTCCAGGCGGAGGGACGTGCGGTTTTCCAGAAAGAGCCGGGCGATGACCTCTCCGTTGCGGTCGTAAATGAGAGTCGGTTCGCTGTTTTGTTTGGCGATGATCTCTTCGATGGTCGGCAGATCTTTCGACATTTTGACCACGTACCAGGCCACCCAGGCGCTGGCGGCGGCCACAAAAAGCAGAATCAGCACCAGTACCGTCGTAATGGAGAGCTTCAGAATCAGCTTCGGTATGGAAGTCCTTTTTCGTTTCTTACGAGGACGTCCCATGGCCGATTTGGGGGTTTTATTCATTATACGTACCTCCGCGAAAATCTCTTTTACAAATACAGGTCTCTTCAAAAAGTCGCAATCTTTGATTAAGTCCAGGGGATTGCTTTTTGAAAAA
It encodes:
- a CDS encoding PBP1A family penicillin-binding protein; its protein translation is MNKTPKSAMGRPRKKRKRTSIPKLILKLSITTVLVLILLFVAAASAWVAWYVVKMSKDLPTIEEIIAKQNSEPTLIYDRNGEVIARLFLENRTSLRLDQVSPWLIRAILAAEDSSFYQHAGIKITSMVRALWMDVVARGAIQGASTITQQLARNLFLSQEKSITRKAKEIILAMRMEKLFTKDKILEMYLNTINFGRGAWGVETAARTYFGCSALDIDLAQAAILAGLIPAPGRYNPLTNLENAKNRQNYVLSRMESLGWIDENQRQNAYAEKLVFKHTPNRIEEFNRAPYFVSHILFNELLPRYGTEKVYSGGLQVHTTLDISLDEAAQQAVLSLRQQGALVCLASDTGEVLALVGGKDFKESKFNRATQAFRQPGSSFKPVVYAAALENDIMPFDHFMDAEIIFNRGGANRTSWSPKNSDGKYHGEVTVIKALSSSYNTVAVRTAAYIGTQPVVDMARSAGITSEYLPNDLSVALGSASVTPLEMAVVFNCFSNGGKRIPPIMIQRIDDRDGTLLASWDPQPVQAMKPETAYTLRSMLYDVIRAGTGGRAKLPKTEVFGKTGTSNDFIDAWFIGGAPGLTTAVYTGNDNHKTMGRNQTGGIAAAPAWKQFMEFAVQHMQSPEKFTPPPSWVEVAPVTICRTTGFRATGQCPAVPLYIPAGKAPKAQCPTHGGSYSAAAEDPNAPRLFLVEQDGDIENYENTENYEHPMQTPAYQENTPAPETPPYHRDPSPAEIIEERYQQLLKQYGIE